A section of the Callospermophilus lateralis isolate mCalLat2 chromosome 14, mCalLat2.hap1, whole genome shotgun sequence genome encodes:
- the Sh2d6 gene encoding SH2 domain-containing protein 6, which produces HTESQGLFLSSSLAFISRLIDHRSPAKGSRSQGSGKRSIGAAAAGPNVSAWREDVLGSSPLSAPETWRHRHPFLTAREEDDEEDKYELPPCEALPLNLAPATRPGAEEDSLYLDRPGPGGSSKPPPRPRPAPLKAAANLQVASKQAPDFGRREWGAPARVVPSPVKKPEEDIYLECEPDPVPALTRTLSSQILLPPAPLPVTPVVPRPTITPQESRKGAADATSKAGRRLSLPSRGPPRSTSAAQDGSLLGQPWYAGNCDRLAVERALLRFQKDGAYTVRPSSGPHRSQPLTLAVLLRGRVFNIPIRQLEGGGHYALGREGKSHEELFPSVAAMVQHYAKHPLPLVDRHSGGRELTCLLFPTKP; this is translated from the exons CACACTGAATCCCAGGGCCTATTTCTGAGCTCCTCGCTAGCCTTCATCTCTCGGCTCATTGATCACCGCTCGCCAGCCAAGGGCAGCAGGAGCCAGGGCTCAGGGAA GAGGAGCATAGGAGCGGCAGCAGCAGGCCCCA ATGTCTCAGCTTGGAGAGAAGATGTGCTGGGTTCCTCTCCTCTGTCTGCCCCAGAGACCTGGAGACACAGG CATCCCTTCCTAACGGCCCGAGAAGAGGACGATGAGGAGGACAAGTATGAGCTGCCCCCCTGTGAAGCTCTGCCTCTCAATCTGGCCCCTGCGACCCGTCCTGGAGCGGAGGAGGACTCCCTGTACCTGG atcgccccggccctgggggctcTTCCAAGCCACCGCCCCGGCCTCGGCCTGCCCCT CTGAAGGCAGCAGCGAACCTGCAGGTGGCCTCGAAGCAGGCACCTGACTTTGGGAGGCGAG AGTGGGGTGCACCCGCCAGAGTG GTGCCAAGCCCTGTGAAGAAACCTGAGGAGGACATCTACCTGGAGTGTGAGCCTGACCCAG TTCCAGCCTTGACTCGGACTCTGAGCTCTCAAATTCTGCTGCCCCCAGCCCCTCTGCCAGTGACACCTGTGGTGCCCAG GCCTACCATAACCCCCCAGGAATCTCGGAAG GGAGCAGCAGATGCCACCTCCAAAG CAGGAAGGAGATTGTCTCTTCCCTCCAGAGGGCCCCCCAGGAGCACCTCCGCTGCCCAG gaTGGCAGCCTGCTGGGCCAGCCATGGTATGCAGGGAACTGTGACCGGCTTGCTGTTGAGAGGGCCCTGCTTCGCTTCCAAAAG GATGGGGCCTACACAGTGCGCCCCAGCTCAGGGCCTCACCGCTCTCAGCCCCTCACGCTGGCGGTGCTCCTCCGAGGCCGGGTGTTCAACATTCCCATCCGGCAGCTGGAGGGCGGGGGCCACTACGCTCTGGGCCGGGAGGGCAAGAGCCATGAGGAG CTCTTCCCCTCTGTGGCGGCCATGGTCCAGCACTATGCAAAGCATCCGCTGCCTCTGGTGGACAGACACAGCGGTGGCCGGGAGCTCACCTGCCTGCTGTTCCCTACCAAGCCCTAA